In one window of Bdellovibrio bacteriovorus W DNA:
- a CDS encoding hypothetical protein (COG1536 Flagellar motor switch protein) has protein sequence MGMLDRYKKKGGFSQLLQLLETSPLTKREQFLGLIGGESPAWEEALRKRILTIDRVYAWDGQYLVEIFSRVQPLTLANALHGSEEAKVDGLLSCLPPISKRKITDMLAELNPTPAEKSTCISKLLSEVRGFIAQGILRLEKIDPELSVPENIEETLSMGGFSTVFSTEPEYLKETPVTTSGSDPAVQQEMDFLKRKMNQLISEINALKHENMVLKDKLTQIRKIA, from the coding sequence ATGGGAATGTTAGATAGATACAAAAAAAAGGGCGGCTTCTCGCAATTACTTCAACTCCTAGAGACTTCACCACTGACCAAGCGCGAACAGTTCTTGGGTTTAATTGGCGGAGAGAGTCCTGCATGGGAAGAAGCTTTACGTAAGCGTATTTTAACTATTGATCGCGTTTATGCTTGGGACGGGCAGTATCTCGTAGAGATCTTTTCCCGAGTCCAACCTCTGACCTTAGCTAATGCTTTGCATGGTTCCGAGGAGGCAAAGGTTGATGGGCTTTTATCTTGCCTGCCACCAATTTCAAAAAGAAAAATCACGGATATGCTTGCAGAGTTGAATCCTACTCCGGCAGAGAAATCTACGTGTATTTCTAAGCTACTTTCTGAAGTTCGTGGCTTTATTGCTCAAGGAATTTTGAGACTAGAAAAAATTGATCCAGAGCTTTCTGTTCCGGAAAATATTGAAGAGACTTTAAGTATGGGAGGATTTTCAACAGTATTCTCTACAGAGCCTGAGTATCTCAAGGAAACTCCTGTGACGACGTCGGGATCAGATCCCGCAGTTCAACAAGAGATGGATTTTTTAAAGCGTAAAATGAATCAGCTTATTTCAGAGATCAATGCTTTGAAGCACGAGAATATGGTTTTAAAAGATAAGCTCACGCAAATTCGTAAGATCGCATAG